Part of the Venturia canescens isolate UGA chromosome 2, ASM1945775v1, whole genome shotgun sequence genome is shown below.
AAGGAATGATATTGGGAAAATTGTTGGCGAGTAACGGTGGAATGAGGGTGATAGAATAGTTGGGAATTTCTAATTTACCAATGCCAACGTTGGAACGACGAGATCAACGATTCGATAAGCGCTGATACGACATTCTATTTGGTTGCTGAGTTGAATAATGTAAAAGGTTTTCTGTACGGTCATACTCCGAGTGTaccaattttcgtgaaatGCGTCATCCGTAACAGACGTGCTCTACGATCGAAAAGCGTGAATTTCAATAGGAATTTTGTCCAAAGATAACAATAGTgatatttcttttgttttattcaattaaaatttACTGCATCGACCAATTCTTGAATGCTGGAGCAGAGCATGAATACCAGCAATATACGGCAAAATATGTAAGCGATGTAGGTGAACTTTTCGACGACAGCATTCTCGAACTACAAAAGAAAATCTGGTAGTTAGTCGGGAGTTATAAGAAACGCGAAAATGCTgttgaaaatgtaaaaaagaaaaaaaaaagtatatagggaaacatggggcaaagtggccatatggggcaaagtggccacccacttttttggggcatttttgaattctggggcaaagtggccactcaCGCAAATCCGATTTCTGGCGGGGCACAGGATCAGTGagaattctatgtttttttgagaaattgatagCTATTTAAGGCAGAGGGtgagaatcattttgcgaattactgataaatgtctattttattttgattgacaaaaatcgcactTATAATGGACTTCATCTTCATCGACACCTGCACACAAGGTGTGCGCCCATTTTAGGCATGTTTCGCAGCAAATTCAATCTTCGGAGGAATGCGAATAAAGTTGATCGcagaaaatacacgcaacgtctgccgcagacaagaatttttcttttttgatgatctcttttttcttactcactagATTTGCGCGATACGACGGACTCGTGATAATGGCGGTTTTCCCACGATTTGCCCGATAAGGACGGGCTTTTGCCACTTgtaatggcaaaatttatcgaagtattccgactaattcttttttcatcccatcgaaggagggtacctactatgcctcgtttcttttcggtttatcgcggccttcaatgttccatgcggGAACAGTCTATTACAACGTCTATTTAAccagaagtgacaattatcgattttcatcgcatttgagggggtggccactttgcggcccaaacattttttttttcaaaattcgtgcAATAAGGAGGTGGAATCAGTTTGgggacataaaaataagtaaatgaccatgtgctacccgacaaaactcgttaaattccttaagtgggccactttgccccatactcccctacaaaaatgaatattctaCTAATCGAGTGGAACTTACTGTTATTACTCCGTAGGCTAGAAAACAGAATTCCATTATGCAAGTGATGTACGTTACGCCAATATGAAACGCCAATACTTCGATGAGCCTTTGCCCGACTCTACAAAAATATGTCATTTTCttgtaattaaaaattttcacggGTTTTCGTGGATCGATAATCAGCTATAGTGAATTTAAATAATTCTCGTACAACGAGAGACAAAGTGAATTTAATCGGTGTTGGGGAGGATTTTGGCACACTCGATTGAGTCAACAGACCTTTTTTTAACGCTGAtgagtgttttttttactatttcatttcgttgaaacgGTGTCGAGCAgcgacttaaaaaatttgagtctGTGTTAGAGTACATgcagtcaattttttttgaatgccAATAAGTTTAATCTTGTCCCAAAGCTCTTCAGTACGTGCGGATAATAATATtgatttgtttgaaaaaatgtgtctACCTACTTAATGACGGCGGAATGATGTTCAACGCAATCACGAAGGGCAGTTATTACAGACAAGTCGTCCCTTCGACCGTCCTTTTCACTCAATGCTTCGGCTATTCGTATGCGAACGTATTTATATTGACCCACCAATACGGCTATGTAATGAATGACATAGAGATATATAGCGATCGCTCCAACATGTATGGCGCAACCACCGACAACTTGTATAGCAACACCGGCTGCGAAAACACCCCTCCCGAATGGTTCACCAGGCAAATAAGCAGGTAACGTAAAATCGGCGTACGTGAATTGTTCACTCTCGAAGATTCGAAAAATTGGTGCTGCTGGGAAAAGGATTGCAGCCAGGAGGCCTGCAACCAAGTAAAAGCTAAGGCCCGCATTGTAATGTTTCACCGTCTGACAAACACACTCTCTCAAATCATCGCATTCGATGAGAATGAGATTGTAATTCTTGATCAATATGTGGAGATCACTTCGTCGAATATTAAGATAAAAAAGAGGGATCAATATTTCAGTAGTGAGCACCGCGATTGCACcggattttttgaaagcttggTCTGCCGTGAGGTTGGCAAAATGCAAAGTGCCCAAAGCACAGCTCGTTAagtatacgatttttattgaCCACGCGAACATCATCCATAAAATGCTGAGGAAGTCTAACTTTTTTAGGTCATCGCTGAGCGGCAAAAAATGACCAGCGAGAAAATTCACGAATACATTTAAACGATTTACACTCTCGAAATATGCGCTCTTCTCCATACTCGCTAATCTTGAGATTTTATCAACTGAAGTTATATATTAAACTGTAGTTTGGAAAGTGTAGTCGTGCTACTGCTGGTAAAATCTCTAGTCTTCTGTTCAGTTACGCTCCTCGATGAAGACTGACGAGGTGAATACTGTCGTACTTGGAGCTGCGAGCTCTCGCGTAATTAATCATTCCGTTTGTCAACGTAGTCGGGATTCGAGGAGTCCGAGTCGTACCAGCGACAtgtaaaaacaattgaagGCAAAAAAGGTTGTAAAACATTTAAGAGAATGAACGAGGGTGCTTTCAAAGCTGTATGAGGCTTTTGCACTTCTTCTATTGAAAACATTGTCATGTTTTTTGCCCCGCAAATTTCTGTAGGGCGATTCCTGTTCCGAATTCTCTCTGAGATATCGATCTTTTCCGTTCCTAACCGTTGACAAcaattccaatgttttttctcaaagttCCTTTTTCCATATAGTTTCGGAACAACGCCGAGACTCAGTCGTATAATTAACTTTCCTTTGAAGCAGAGGACGCGATGTAGAAACGCTTAGGATATTAATGATAAGCTTGTGATTCGATACCGGtgtaggaaagaaaaaaaatgttcagacGAATGACGAGAAAGGGATTAGAAGCGGGGGCGCGTGTGCTGACAAGCTGAGAGtgtatttattgattttcattcAGTTTCAATTTGGTCTTCATGAAGTGATGATCTATGGTCGCACTGCGAGCTACTGTTGAGCACAGAGAGGAAGACGGTTGCATTGAAGTTCTGCTGTACCCCGATTCATCGGCTActttcaaagaatttgtatattttttcattatcgaaCTTTTTCGTCTTCGCCGGGATGGCGCgtgatacaatttttttcatttcttttggaCTCTTTTTATGACTGTccaagaaaaaattgtgaatccTGAGTTAGAATAGCAGTgcgatttcataaaaaatactcCTGATTAACGAAACGCATTTCGCGagtttatacttttttcaatggaagATCGGTTCTTTGCAAGCGACTTTAACTGCACAAATAAAGGATTTCGAGCCAGTCACTCACGCTTTTtcatatcaataaaaactgttACGAGCAATTGCGCAACTTTATGCGCTATAGAAATTATTCTgtgaaaaaaactagagaaaGTGTTTGTCTGAGCTCCTTCTGACAATCGTGTCGCGAGCACGTTCATATCACCGCCTAGGGGAACGCTCCGTTACCGACTGTATCGGCAaggttttctgcagtttccctCCGCCCTCTGCAACCACGATACACTCTAAAATGAGTCAGCTGCTGCTGCACTGGCAAGATTTTTGGAAAGATGGAATGAAAGGATGAAAAGAATGACCCTGATGAGGCGCAGTAATAAAAGTTGGCTCGAACCCCaatgcaaaaaagaaaatacttttcattttGCGAAGTCGAACGCTACTAAAATTTTACACTTTCGATGACGCCCTGCGGTCAGCATTTCCTACTCGATTTCATTAGACCCAGAAATGTTTATAACTTtcgcacaaaaaaaaaaacaattttaaaaatatggcAAAATATTAATTACATTTTATGTCATTGATGCACATTCATTAAACATTAAACTTATCTATACATTATTATCATGGGACAAACCTTTTGTAGTTAACTGCCTCATTTTTCAGGATCGTATTTTGATGGCTGGGAGAGACGAATATCGGTATTTGTGTTTCCAAATTTCTACAATCCTGAACATTATCAAGATTCTTTTTTGCTTTTCACACTTTAATTATTCGAGTTCAACGTCAATTCACAACAACGGATCTCTTCACAAAGTTTGATTCGGGAACATAGCACGAAAAACGAATATTCCATCAACGTGATTTTCTGTCATCTCAGACGTCTTCTAACAACTGTTATGCGAATGCATGAGAAAAGACTGTTTTTCTCGTAAgctttcatatttataatccaaataataattttcgagtCTAACGTAATTGCATcaataatgaaagaaattttctAGTTTTGTGACTTCCAGTATCAAGCCGAGGTTATCGTGGCTACGACACGAAATTAACACGAAACGATTCGGTGAAGTTGATGCAGCAAAGCACGACATTCATTTAACGCTGAGTAGAAGCAAGCAAACTGAATACGATTTGCTCAAAATCTGTaccgtaaaaaaaatataaatattgaagaagtagtcactgagaaaaaactgaaTAATTGTATCGAAATAAAGGAAGTATTTCTCATTTACCAATGCCAAAGTTGGAACGACGAGTTCAACGATTCGATAAGCGCTGATACGACATTCTATTTGGTTGCTGAGTTGAATAATGTAAAAGGTTTTCTGTACGGTCTTGCTCCGAgtataccaattttcgtgaaaaacgtcATCCGTGACAGACGTGCTCTAAAATCGGAAAATGTCAGTATCAATTTCTTTGATCCTTCGCGATGTAGAAAAATTatgtttatttcattttgtttgacTGAAATTTACTGCATCGACCAATTCTTGGATACTGGAGCAGAGCATGAACACCAGTAATACGCGGAATAATGTGTAAGCGATGTAAGTGAACTTTTCGACGACGGCACTCCCGAACTGCAGTAAAAAGTTTACAGTCGATAGAGAGTtacgagaaaatgaaaaatggtagCACGGATATGAGAAATATCACAGatttatacgaataaatgTCACACTTTAATCATGCTGAACTCACCGTTATTATGCCGTAAGCTAAAAAACAGAATTCCATTATACAAGTAATGTACGTTACGCCAACATGGAGCGCCAATACCTCGCCGAGCGCTTGTCCAACTCtgcaaaaaaatgtgataatTTTCTGCGAAAGAATTCGATAGAAATCGGACGGTTACTGTATCAagagatttttatattttccgaaATTATTCTGATGTTTCCACTGTTTGATTAGTGGATGGaggaaaaatggataaaagGTGAGACGAACCGTGCACGTTTTTGGGACCGTATGATCGCGCAATTGTGCACTCAGCTTGTCACTTTTTCGACAGATTTTTCGAATTCGATTCCATCTCATTCGACGTGTAAAACTTACGATTTCTTCATGTTGATGTAGCGcgtcttttcaaatagtaagTCACACGAAAACGGTGTCGGCGAATGATTTAAAATGCGCAGGGCATGTCCACAGTACgttggaaaatatgaactgAGACATTTGGATagaatgataaaattatttcgatggGCATGCATGGAACTCCGTAGTGCGTACGGGAAATGATTATCaatgatttcgaaaaatgtgaacGTACTTTATGACGGCAGAATGATGTTCGATGCAATCACGAAGAGCAGCGATCGCAGACGAGTCGTCccttcgaccgtgctcttcaCTCAGCGCTTCGGCTATTCGTACGCGGACGTATTTATATTGACCTACTAGGACAGCGATGTAATGAACGACATACAGATACATGGCGACTGTTCCAACGTGTATGCCGCAAGAACCGACGATTTGCATGGCAACTCCAGCAGCGAAAACGCCTCTCGAGAATGGTTCACCGGGCAAATAAGCTGGTAATGTAAAATCAGCGTAGCTGAACTGTTCACTTtcgaaaatatggaaaattgGTGCTAGTGGAAAAAATACGGATACTATGAGACCCGCGATGAAGTAAATGCTGAGGCCTGTATTGTAATGATCGACCGTTTGGCGAACGAATTCTCTCAGCTCGTCGCAGTCGATGAGAATGAGATTGTATTTCTTGATCAATTTGTGGAGATCGCTCCGTCGAAAATTAAGATACAACAGGGGAATTAATATCTCAGAAGTAAGCACGGCCTCGGCACCAATCGTCTTGAAAGCTTCGTCCGCTGTGAGTTTGGCGAAATGCAACGTTCCCAAAGCGGTGCTTATCAGGTATACGAGTTTAACTGCCCACGCGAATATCATCCACAAGCCGCTGAGGCAGCCTATCTTTTTGGGGTTGTCGCTGAGCGGCAAAAAATGGCCTGCGAGGAAATTCACGAAGGCATTTAAACGATTCACACGCTCGAAATACGCGGTTTTCTCCATGATCGCAGATCCTGCGATCTTGTGAACTGTTGCTCGGGAACTTTAGCGGTCCCGCTACCGACAAGAATTTTTACTCTCCCACTTATAGTTCTGGTTCTCAATAAAAACTGAGGACGTGGATACTCTTGTACATTGAACCACGACTTTTGTGTTCGATTAATTATTCCGTTTGTCAACGGAGTTGGAAATCAGTGGTGATTATCCAAAGGCTCGAACcataaaaaagtagaaaagaaCGGCCGAGAGAGTTCGCGAAGCTATAGAAGCTTTTTTACTTCATACGTTGGAAaagttattatatattttttactccTCATACATCTGGCGGCGATTCTTGCTCCGAATTCTCTTTGACGTACCGATCTCTTCCATTCTCGACCGAATCCGTTGACAAtcatttcaatgtttttgttcACAGtgccttttttttatatagttTAAGGACGACGCTCGGACGGGGTCGGACAATGAACTTTCCTTTGAAGACGATCCAATGTAGAAGTGTTTAGAATATTAATGAGCGTGCGGTTTGATTCTAGTGTacgaagtaaaaaatgttcagaGGGAAACGACGAGGGAGGAGAAGGAGCATGACCTGGCGACAAGTTGAAAGCCGaatcattgatttttattcagtttcGAATCGCTCTTCGTCGAGTGATGATCTTTGCTCATACTGCAAACTACTGTTCGGTGTGGAAAGAAAGTTTGCTTTGTTAAGTTTTCCTCTTCCACCGGCGTCTGTCACTTTTCAGAGGTTCTTATTCTCTCGTTTCCAAATTGTTTTTGTGTTCTCCGGGAGCGTATGCGACAAGTGACATCCGCGCGGTTGAAGTGCGACGTCAGaaacaactttgtctcatacAAGATCCTTCAAATCGGGCGCAGGTTCCATCGACGTCGCAATTTCGTATATATTTGTTGGTATATATTATTTGAACAATGTTTTTTGGCACCGGAAAACGTCATTCAATGATTTCATCGTTCAGTGATGATTCAAACTCTAAATACACGTTGGAAAATGATTACGAGCTATTGACAGAGAGATGTTCCATTTTATTGTGCTTTTGATATCGTACCGACACTTTTTTTGCTTCAAAAGGGAtcaacaaaagattatcgTAGCCAAAAACTGCAAGGGGAGGTTTCACGGTTGacgtcgttgaaaaaaagcgGTCGAGAGAACACTTGACGTGTAGATACGTTGTAGAACGAATATTGTTTCTTCTTAAGCCGTTATCGTTGGAGTAGAGTGATTTTTCGTTACATTGTGTCGAACAGCACACGATTCATTTTACGTTAAGTAGAAGCAAGCACACCGAGTAAGACTTGCTTAGAATCTGAATGGTTAAAAATACAGAAAGCATTGTTTCAAAGTAATATTTTAGGGTGGGAGAATAttcgttttgaataaaagtcgagtaaaagttcaatgtACCAAAGCTAAGGTTGGCACGACGAGATCGACGATTCGGTAAGCGCTGATTCGGCATTCGATTCGATTGCTGAGTTGAATTACGTAGAAAGTTTTCTGTACAGTCTTGCCACGTGcgtaccaattttcatgaaatgcATCATCCGTTACAGACGTGCTCTACGAAGGAAAaagattcattgaaaatcttaagtttttatattaattggaaaaaaaaatgtgtctgTCATTCAAATGTCAAGAACTCACTGCATCGACCAGTTCTTGAATGCTGGAGCAGAGCAGAAATACTACTAATATACGGCAACATATGTAAGCCATGTAAGCGAACTTTTCGACGACAGCATTCCCGAACTGCAGAGAAATAACTTAtggtcaataaataaagtcaACAAAGTATTATAAAGAAACGAACCAGAAAATAAGATTGACGGTTAAGGAagatcacgcgaatctaatggaaatcgaaaattccaaatttaaGAGTTGAagtttggaaatatgctagaaaaaTACGTCGTGCA
Proteins encoded:
- the LOC122407160 gene encoding putative odorant receptor 85d encodes the protein MEKSAYFESVNRLNVFVNFLAGHFLPLSDDLKKLDFLSILWMMFAWSIKIVYLTSCALGTLHFANLTADQAFKKSGAIAVLTTEILIPLFYLNIRRSDLHILIKNYNLILIECDDLRECVCQTVKHYNAGLSFYLVAGLLAAILFPAAPIFRIFESEQFTYADFTLPAYLPGEPFGRGVFAAGVAIQVVGGCAIHVGAIAIYLYVIHYIAVLVGQYKYVRIRIAEALSEKDGRRDDLSVITALRDCVEHHSAVIKVGQRLIEVLAFHIGVTYITCIMEFCFLAYGVITFENAVVEKFTYIAYIFCRILLVFMLCSSIQELVDASTSVTDDAFHENWYTRSMTVQKTFYIIQLSNQIECRISAYRIVDLVVPTLALILSKSYSVCLLLLNVN
- the LOC122406518 gene encoding uncharacterized protein isoform X1; translated protein: MEKTAYFERVNRLNAFVNFLAGHFLPLSDNPKKIGCLSGLWMIFAWAVKLVYLISTALGTLHFAKLTADEAFKTIGAEAVLTSEILIPLLYLNFRRSDLHKLIKKYNLILIDCDELREFVRQTVDHYNTGLSIYFIAGLIVSVFFPLAPIFHIFESEQFSYADFTLPAYLPGEPFSRGVFAAGVAMQIVGSCGIHVGTVAMYLYVVHYIAVLVGQYKYVRVRIAEALSEEHGRRDDSSAIAALRDCIEHHSAVINSYFPTYCGHALRILNHSPTPFSCDLLFEKTRYINMKKSVGQALGEVLALHVGVTYITCIMEFCFLAYGIITFGSAVVEKFTYIAYTLFRVLLVFMLCSSIQELVDASTSVTDDVFHENWYTRSKTVQKTFYIIQLSNQIECRISAYRIVELVVPTLALILSKSYSVCLLLLSVK
- the LOC122406518 gene encoding odorant receptor 67a-like isoform X2; this translates as MEKTAYFERVNRLNAFVNFLAGHFLPLSDNPKKIGCLSGLWMIFAWAVKLVYLISTALGTLHFAKLTADEAFKTIGAEAVLTSEILIPLLYLNFRRSDLHKLIKKYNLILIDCDELREFVRQTVDHYNTGLSIYFIAGLIVSVFFPLAPIFHIFESEQFSYADFTLPAYLPGEPFSRGVFAAGVAMQIVGSCGIHVGTVAMYLYVVHYIAVLVGQYKYVRVRIAEALSEEHGRRDDSSAIAALRDCIEHHSAVIKVGQALGEVLALHVGVTYITCIMEFCFLAYGIITFGSAVVEKFTYIAYTLFRVLLVFMLCSSIQELVDASTSVTDDVFHENWYTRSKTVQKTFYIIQLSNQIECRISAYRIVELVVPTLALILSKSYSVCLLLLSVK